A stretch of DNA from Sebastes umbrosus isolate fSebUmb1 chromosome 14, fSebUmb1.pri, whole genome shotgun sequence:
AGCTGTAATCTAATGTTGTCGTTTAGCAGCCGGTTAAACAGTTTCAGAGGTCGAGGAACAGGCTTGAAATGCGCGAAACCAGAACTCAGCCTACGGCAAGCTGACGCGGCTGGCTAGCTAACCGGCTAACTTCCTTAGCCAGTTAGCATCAAACCCGGGCTAACTGGAGAGCATTGTTCACTCTGTAACTTCACTAACTGAGAGCTCGGAGACTTCTGACAGACGACGACCGGTTAAAGATAAGTGGCACACGTTATCAGGAGTTTCTTCGACGCCATAATTTCACCAAAAATCCGCGTTATGTGTCGCCTAGCGCCCGGTGGCAAGTTGTGTTAGCGGTTACTGTGAAGCAACGGCTAATAACACCGAGGATATCCGGTCtgggttttcaaaataaaatctaattaaaatataaaattgttAAACACGTTTTGCAGCATAAGATCAGTGCATTTAGTGCGGAAATAATCATTCATCTAATGAATGAAAACTTTATTAATAAACTAATCATGCGTCATTTAACaagtaaaaacaccaaacattcaCACATTGAAGAGGATCTGCCTGCTTTTCTCtgcttcatattttatttttgactgTTAGGTAGGCAAAAATCAGTCAAGTAGGTTTGTTTTCATGTAATTTAGACATTTTATAACTTTGAGAACAATGAATTAATAGATTATTTATTGCAgcaatgtttcagaaacatttacTCAGGTATTGTACTAAAGTATAAATTCAAGATACTTGCACGTTGCtttaatatttccattttgtgcaactttattcttctactccataataataataactacatttatctgacagcttcagttacttttaagattacattttttcatccccttcctATAAATAACATATGCAATTGTTAAACACATGTTTTGCTCAGAATTTTGTAACAAAGATACAGGATATgccagtgcatgtcacagcctaagagacaaccacaacaacacataatagatgtaactctgccttttatttcctcctctacttcatgttttttttgggggggggttcttgtttttttacatttatcctctgatattgcaatatattgttattaattgtttttaatttgtttgtttgttttattgacacaacaaacattaattacttctttattgttttcttccatttacatgcatgttctttataaatatctatatattgtaatttgcttaatgaattgtatatatgtatatatatgtttttgtttttattttgttctcttttttttatttgtatttattattgaatttagGCTTTGGCAATAtcgttcacctgacagtcatgccaataaagcaaatttaattgaattgataCAAATATCAAAATCATAAATGCACCCCAATGGAAAAAGTCATCACATTAAACACATGTTATATTATATGGTAATTGTGATAATtaaatggttttattttgaaggcacaCTCCATACGAGTTTCGTTTTTTTTGCCCTAACAACGCCGACTTGTAAAATGAACGTTGGAGCTTCTTATGTGTTGAAAGATCCCGCCTTCTAGCAGCTCTAGCCAATCAGCGTGCTTGTTTGTGAAATCCTGCGCTCTCATTGGTGGAAATATTGGCCGGTCTAGACAGAGGCACATTTGCCGCCTGCAGCATGGCGAGCCAGGTCTAAATAAGGCCAGGCACAAAActttattcaaatgaaacaaatatacCTTGCTGACTCAATTAACGTCATAATGccgtttataaaaaaaactaaaaaaaactttaaaataatagCAGTTAATTTGTGTTCATGATTTTcctcggatttttttttttcttttgaagacaaataatttaaaatcattaaaataattaaattttgaGACATTCAACAGTTAAAGTGAATACCAATTCAAATTTAGCCACTGGTtggttaattgcaattaataaTCTTGAAAAACTTTAAAGTATCAGTTCTAGGAGCGGATTTCAGGCTACTATCCAGCAGTTAATCATCACAATTACAAATGACCACAAGAGTGATGAATGTGtccataatttattttttaaacatggaTATTCCTCATTGATTTATCACCTCTATTGCAGCACATCAAACACCCTTTGTTTATTTTCGCTATAGAAATGTATGAAGATTATTgcttaaaaataatttcataaaacatttaaatcatttgttgaaatacataaagaaaatgGAGACTGCCTGACATGATATTACATAGTAATAATCTCTCCTGATATGGCTCAGGATGAGCACAGAGCCACCTGCACATGACTAAACCACTGACCCCAAAACATAATGAGGACTAAAATAGCTCATGAGCACACACATTACTGGAACTTGCACACTGGTGATATATTTCCAGTGTTATGAGCTACAACAATAACTAAGCAGAGTCAATGAGTGGCcatttttagccttttttttagTTGGAGTAACTtcacaaaattaatttaatacgTAAACTTAAGTAGACATAAAGTAAACATGATTTAAGACTAATAATTCTATTAACTTACCTTTTTCAAAGCAATCGGTTtcctagattttttaaagtaagATCAACTAGTCAGATTTTACAGTGTATTTCTATATATACTTGTTTTACCATCATCTTAATCCTTTAGAATAGAAAGCCTTTTCTGTCATTGTACATTAGGAGCGCTTTTACCTGATTAGtgcaattaaaaacaacaaaacaacttcagcaAACAAACATCCACAGCCGACAACACTGGTTCTAAATTaataagttaaataaatacaagttaCTGTTGCACTAGAATAAGTGTATTTATTGCattagaataaatgtaattattgcactatTGCACAATAATTGCATTATTGCACATGAATGTAATGAATGTATTCTTCGTTTTCACATCTACAAGGcaatttttttccttcccgtaCTTTATACAGACCTTCTGCTGCTTctacttttttcatatttaacataaattaattaaaaaagtacAAGATATAAGCATATTTCCAGATTTTAaaatagcttcttttttttaccagtaAAACATTCTCTGATAATAAAGTTATGGCAGGACATTCTTTCCATTGTGGATTTTCTATTTAAcacaaaaactattttttttttaagttaatcaTGGCAGGgaacaaaaaggttataattaagaCACACACAGCTTGGACTTaagttatgatttattattcaaaCATATTCCCTTCAACAGTAGTGGTGGTAGTGGTTAGTCAGACTTTCTGTAATACTGCATACAGTACACTGACTATGAACGTAAGCAGGaacaaattaaacacacacaaaacacatcagACCTTCATCCTACATCACCAATCCCTTCTAGGCTAAAGAAACAATAACTCACATAATGGATAAAAGGATTTCCAAGTGTTTGAACTTCTTAATGGTGTGTTTTATCCTGTTATTGTGGGTCTTCCACTTGGAACCAGGAGAATAATGTAGTAGTAATAGTGTAACCCAGTTTTACTGACCACAGCCacacattcccatacaacatCATGACCTGACAActttaaaaaagtgaaacacACCATTTACTTAGGAGTTAAATATTGCCATCCCCATCCCATTAAAACCTGTTAGAGAAGAAACaatttttacttaatttacttTTGAAAATCATTGGTGGGGAATGGTCCCCCCAGCCCAAAGAAAGTAGGGTATCATTAAAACAGAGAGCATCCACCatcagtgataaaaaaaatgtaagcctGCTGTCTCAAGATcacaacttaattttttttttaagacaaataTCTGAAGATAGAGATTTAACCGTTTTCTTTAGACACTGTTCAGTGGAGTTAAAAGTCTAAATATCTCCTGATAACAGGCTCATCTACACAGGCACATGTATCTTATGACCACCATTATCTCAAGATAATTAAGTCGTGATATAAGTTATGTCAAGACAATGAGAAGTTAATAAGCACTAAAAACAGATGAGAAAAAGTAACATGACTAATTTGTAAACATGAGAAAACAGCTGATCTTGAGGTAATTACAGTATGTTGTGAGCTTGTGATAACGGGTTAAAGAAACTTAGAAGCAACCGCATTAACACTTGCGTTCTGTAACAAATCCAAAGTTTTAAATTCTAAAGCGTCTCCGCTGACCAAACGTCCTCACCCCTCATCACACACTGGGAAGGTGTTTAAATGAATCATCTCAGAGGTTTTTCTAGACAGTGAAGTCCTTCAAGCTTGGTGGAAAAAGTGCAAAGTTGCCTTGAGAAGCTGTTATgcttttgtattattattattattactcaggcCAGTTTGACATccaaaacacagagacacacagacagatggatgCACAGACCAAGCACCCACAACCCGAAGGGTACTGGACCAGTTTTCGGAGTCTTTATGGAGCTTTGTTGCACGGTTTAGTTTCCCATCAGTGCTCCTGACCTCATCTGGGACGTCCTGATCGATGCTGAACATGCTTGATCTTCAAGTGTGAGCAGTCACATAATCCAAACTGTCAGGACAGCATCAGGATGGAAACTACCCTGGTAAGATGTCTAGTGGGTGTTTGGCCTTGGTCAATGGGGTTTCAGTGTTTTCTCCAGAGTATGTAAGTCATGAGCAGGATGAGGCCCGCCGACAGGCCTGCGATCACAAACTGGTGGATAGAGAGGACGTTTTCCAGCGTGTGGATCCTCGCCTCCATGGCACTGGTGTGAAAGTAGTCGTAGATGCCAGCTCCAATGCTCCACAGCGCCCACACTGCGTCCAACATCAGCGGCATGGCGAAGCAGACAGGGAGGCTTAGCTGCAGCGGATCAGAGAGGCTCTGTCAAAGACTGGAACACAAGACATAACGAGATCTCAACTGGGCACTGAGCGATGCTAGGTAGATCTGAAGGTCAATACTGAGACTTCTACTGTAGAATCAATAGTATTGTAATTTTTGTCAGATCATTTTTGTTGGCATGCGATTAAAAAATCCACTCTTATATTATATTGGATGCAAGCTTAAACTTTGAGTAACGTGcaaaaaattgtatttagtgATGTTTTACCAGAGGAATATTTCAAAAGTGACACCAATCTAGTCCTTTAGAGTTTACTGAAATAATCATATGACACTGCTGCTTTTATAtcgttttgttgttgtaatgctTTGTTTACGTCTGATAAgaactgcactttactgtacaccaactgtctatcagtactactcaggtgtaattctgtgcaatatcattttccacttgtgcaattttgttaatagtctgtttattgtcaatcctgtatatactgctccatttttatacttccttctatttaaatggttcatattttgttacagtttgtttagctcttttttattatgttagatgatgcatcttgttttttgcactatcccctttgctgctgtacactgcaaattcccccactgcgggacttataaaggaatatcttatcttatctttaccTGCTTTAGATAGCAGTGGGCTGGAGATAtggttcacatttaaaaaagatgatgtacatttttcagatttgcaAAACACTAGTgtgcaaaaatatgaaaaacacagcataaatcccccaaaaatatgaaaaaacaagACCTTCAATTActcatattgttattattatttgtacttTGTACACAATTTGTAAAACaactgtggcggtactgagttccccagactttagttgttcagtcagaagactgaaaaacagttcccatccacataataatataaaataaaatgccttcttaataataataatgaacaaatgcctctatattaacaaacaattaaggaaactgaaatattggttttatttttccttttaccctcctttaaagttttcccaaataaaatacactaaaagaaatgggtataaagggtttcattgaaaatcaacaaatgaatagaatacaaaaatacagcctgcaggcgttaggctattgtaaggcaagccagctgttgcacaaatagcacctaatcgtcccagtgcaggtaacctaattggttggcacttaacttatttccccaactaggagagtcaacactctcaacaaacaaaacacaaagatcacagaatcccaaaagggcccaaaacagaccagagtttctggtaaagctgataacacatgttgcattgagtgaaggagagatcagaatgacactgggtgtgcagtttccctcctcttttaagccctacagaaagggcgtcgttacaccctgattggccaagaggggaatgcaccaagctgctctcaactatcatttaagagccagtccccacaccctgcgcaacaggtgaactgaataaccctctaatcactcagcaactcaaccaaaaaaacaccagggaaaagggaaacaacagcaagcaccagagaattggcagctgccacacaacaggatatcaaTAGGCcgaaaaagtacaatattgcaTAATCGTCCATATAAAGTTTAAACTTCATATACAGATATTATTTGATATGCCGAATTGAAGAAAGGCTCACAATGATGTGTAAGGAGTCTTAATTCATGCTTTACTTAATACATAAACTTGTCTATCagcacagttttttttaaagtctgtttttttaatggaattTGGCATGTGGGCTAAAATGCTgttataaaatagataaagcTGACATACTGTTACAACATCAATGTAACCGCACATACTTGCAGCAGCATGACTAGTTTGATATGCAGGTAAATAAGGGATCTTGCACAGAAAATAACCGAGTCATTGAAGTGATCTCCTGCTAGCAGGCTAACGCTTTAGCTCATATTTGTTCTCACCAAACTAGCACTGATTTCCCCTCACATTACTTACAGCATGAGCTACTTGTAAGATTCACAGGGATCGCACAATCTTCGCACCATCCGAGGCATAAACATGCGACTTTCACCTCATTATGGTACATCTGTTGTCATGTTTCAGGGAAGTATTGAAATCCAGTCTGCAGTGAGCTACTTTAGGTACTTCCGGGTGTGCTCCAGATCAAGGCTCCTCCTCTGTGTGGAGAGAAAGCTGAGACCAACTTCATGTCCAAATGGAgctgatttatatatatatataatatataatatatctaataaaacattttataatcgCTAAGgccattttttattgtttgtttatttattttgcacaatttaagactatacaacataacaaaaaaataataataataatttacagtgcaggaagagacaaaaaaaacactgggcttatctgaagcctccacctagagacaagattaatataaagaaataatatgactacataatagtgaacATAgtaaacaattaggacaagatatatgtaataaaaacaataacaatacagtaaatatatcaaaaaaagacaagtgtgtgtgtgtgtgtgtgtgtgtgtgtgcgtgtgtgtgtgtgcgtgtgtgtgtgtgtgttgcgtggaagtgtatggttagtgtttgtgaggaggatattgattcaAATATCTATAAAGATTTCTGGGTAATcctaaccaaacaacattgtgagtgggaaaaaataaaaaacataaaaacagataggcctacatggacaacatggggaaaagcaattacaaaacagcaattaaatgaccctttaagcgacttttgaaacatttgataGATGAttagtttattgatagatgtgaaaagctactccataatttggttcctctaaatcttatcgaaaattgacctctattagtgaggaatttaggaggatgaagatctagagattgacgggttgagtaagatggacctgagaatttgttttaaaataggtcttgaactgctcaggaatattcccaccagaaattatcttataaataaaaacacatatttgagaaatacTGATATCATAAATAGTAAGAATGTGGAGTTTCTTATCTGCTGGGACATTTGGCTGCATGGAAGAAACCTAAGGTGGGTTTATATTAATAGTTCACATCACATCAGCTCCCACATGGTGTTGATAGATGGAAAATAAATAGCCAACACAAGCTAATCTTGTCCAAAcgtttacttaaaggtcccatattataaaaaagtgagattttcatgtttttttattataaagcaggcttaagtcctatataagtactgtgaaagtatcgaaacactcaatccacagagaaatacacacagcctgtatttagaaactctgcatttgaaacaagctgttaggatttctgcccattcgtgatgtcacgaatatacaatatttagaccattacacggttttaaacgtaaacattctaaatgtgtcccagtttattcctggttgcagtggatgtgaatgtcatcagctgacaggaagtacacatggacccaagctgttgcctagcaatggaattctgttgcaattccgtcaaaatgcgctaaaacggagcgtttcagacagagggtaaatacaagcATATTcaagctgacagtatgaggaaaataaaggtttttttcaacattacagcatgtaaacatgttctagtagaaacacaacatacaagtatgaacctgaaaatgagtataatatagtataatatgggacctttaatcatTGTTTGtggtttattgtgtgtgtgtcgattTCAAGAAGAGTGCTTTTGGAAAGATTAGGAAAATGTCTTAACATAATGTGAAAGTGCGATTAGCCCGTTTGCTGCTAAGAAAATCAAAATAGtgcatatttttaatggagtttgGAGTGCTTCCTGCAGGCGAGCTGATCGAATGAATAGAGCCATACAGACAGACACTGAAGCTACTTAAACATGTCTGAATTGATCTGAGAGACCTTTTAAAACTCTATGTCGTGGCCCGTTTACACTGCCAGGCGCGGTGGCCAAGTGGTAAGGCGTCGGTCTCGTAAACCGAAGATCGCGGGTTCGAACCCCGTCCGTGCCTGTCATCAATGAAATTAACCCTACACCTTTTTCGTCTAaagccaggggtcagcaacctttactatcaaaagagccattttaggcaataagaaaaacaaaatattctgtctggagccgcaaaacatttgatcattgtgatgaaggtaagaCAGTTTATtgccacacagccaggtcagtgaaggtgtggatgaaggACCACCAGATCAGGATCCTGTCATGGCCAGCCCAATCTCCAGACCtgaatcccattgaaaacctctggaatgtGATCAAGAGGAAGGTTGGATGGTCACAAGCCCTAAAACAAAGCCGAGCTGCTTGAATTTTTGCGCCAGGAGTGGCATAAAGTCacccaacagcaatgtgaaagactggtggagagcatgccaagacgcatgaaagctgtgattgtaaatcaaggttattccaccaaatattgatttctgaactcttcctaagttaaaccattagtattgtgttgtttaaaaattaatatgaactggttttctttgcattattcgagatctgaaaacactgcatcttttttgttattttgacaagttgtcattttctgcaaatacgtaaatgctctaaatgacaatatttttatttgaaatttgggagaaatgttgtcagtagtttatataatataacaaaaaaattcattttactcaaacacataccaataaatagtaaaaccagagaaattgataattttgaagtggtctcttaattctttccagagctgtatatcattattgtttttttaattattatttttccacaaaaatactcaaaatatTTGGAGTTATGggttattttatacagtctatggttgtgaCTGAATGCAACTTTTACTCATAACTTCTCCTctggtgaaaaaaaatatcttaaaagtCCACAAGAGTGCTAAAACAACACATATACTTGCTATAATTGTGATTCTATGTTTTCACATTTCAGGTAGCCAAATCAGTGATTGCAGATCAAATACAAATAAGTTATTTTGAAGTATCATTAATTAAGCTAGTTGTTCTAAGCATTATtgctttaatatttcttttagaGATGGTATAGTGCATATTCACAAACAAAATTGTCAACTGAAGTAGCACAAACTAGTTCACACTCATTGAGACTGGCAGTTGCACTTTGCCTGGTAGTTCAGTCTTGTCTTTTATAGATTTCAATATAGTTTTTAAGGCTAATGTTAAATCTACTGATGTCATACTATAAAAAAGGTCGAAAATCAGTGCAATGTATAAATCATTAATGTCACCTAATTTATACAAAATCTGAGCTAAAAATGATCAAGTGCATCACATGGACGCatggaaataaaatatatattgagtgagtaataataatgtaatatattccACCACAACAGGTGTTgtcatatgttttttattggaCTGAGGAGAATAACAGTGTGATCAAcacttcatcatcttcatgTACTGAATGACATACAGGCGTAATGTGGATGGAGCTTTATGTTGTTGACATGATGACATTGCCTTTATTATTCCAGCATGTCCTGTGAGCATTACAGCTCAATATTAACAACCTCCACCTCCCCGTTAATCTTAAGCTCTGTGGTTTCCCAGTCGAAGACGTTTGCTCTTGGTACCCTCTTCCCGGAGAACATGTCTTGGATCGTGCTGTCTGAGAGGACAGAGTCCCACAGATTAACATCACTGATCTCCCCAACAAAACTCTGTTTGGCGTCAAAATCACCCAGGTAAACATCCGGATCCTGTCCGATGATGACCTTGCCTCCGGGGCGGACCCTGTGACCCTTCTTGTAGATTTTGGTCAAGCTTTTCCTCCCATTCATGAAGAGGGCGGCCGCACCTGAACTGGATTCCCAGGTGAC
This window harbors:
- the LOC119501144 gene encoding pentraxin fusion protein-like, with protein sequence MKLSAALILVCVVLAGGVTIKTMVFPSETATSYVEMVPQKPLNMNAFTLCMRVATELSGEREVILFAYRTGDFDELNVWRELDGRLSFYLSGEGVMFQVPQLGALQTHLCVTWESSSGAAALFMNGRKSLTKIYKKGHRVRPGGKVIIGQDPDVYLGDFDAKQSFVGEISDVNLWDSVLSDSTIQDMFSGKRVPRANVFDWETTELKINGEVEVVNIEL